ATCTCCATACAACTTGAGAGTTTTTCACTTCGCCTTTCTTCGTCCTTGTGGCGTCCAAGGCGCTCGTCGTTCGAGTGTGGTGGGTAATATCAACCAGCGCTCACAAATCCGCCACTACCTCGCATGAGCCGCTCACATTCGTTCGCGTGGCCTGCTCGGTACTGTCGGATGTTCGCTTTATGCGAGGTTTACTCTAACGAAACGAACGACGACTTACGTCGCCGTCCGATTCTTCCTACTAGCACTTCTTCAGTGGTTTCGGTGTAGAGCGTTTATGCGGTTTAACCGTGACCGTTTTTGGTCCTGGCTTACCAGTAGTCCGAGTCGGACGACATTTGGTTTTAGGCATTGTAGCTTAAAGTTAAATGTTCTGATAAAGGAGATAAGTGACCACCTTATCTCGCGTAAACGCGAATGAGTGAACACGTCTCCCAAACCACCGCTCTTTCCCGATTTTACTTTAAATAGAGTTATTTTCCAACCTTAATTTAGTCTATTGCTCGAAATTCTTTATCAGAGACGATAATGTGATCGATAAGTGTAATGCCCAGTAAATCGCCTGCATCCGCCATGCGTTTCGTAATGGCAATGTCATCATCCGATGGCTCAACGCTTCCTGACGGGTGGTTGTGTGCTAAGACCACACCAGCGGCAGAGAGTTGCAAGGCAGGCTCAAAAACTTCTCGCGGGTGCGCAAGAGAGGTATCGAGCGTTCCAACGGAAATTATTCGCCTCTCGATTAGTTTTTGTTGAGTATCAAGATAAAAAGCAACGATGTGTTCTTTTTTTGACGATCGAAAATCAGAACATAAATTCCAAACGTCTTTAATGGATAATATGTTTGAATTTTGTCCGCTTCCTAAGCGGTCGACGAGAGAAATTATGGCAAGAACTTGTATAGCTTTTGTTTTTCCCAACCCACGAATCTTCCGCAAATCTTCAAGAGTTACGTTGTTTGCTGATTTTTGAATAATGAGTTTTTCAATTTTTCTTGCTAATTCTAGTACGTTACAACCCTTGATTCCAGAACCCAAAACAATCGCAATCAACTCAAAATTCTTGAGGCGTTTTGCTCCATACTTTTCCATCTTTTCTCTAGGAAGTTCTGTTTTCTTTAGTTCAGTGACTTTCATAACTTTATTTTAAACTATCCAAAACTTTTTCTATGCAATTAGTCTGACTCTTATTAAGTTTATGCTCCCAAAAACGAAACACAATCCACCCCTCGGCACGAAGCCTACGTGTTACTTTTTTGTCACGTTTTCTATTTCTTTCAATTTTCTCTCTCCAAAAATCATCTTTAAGTAAATGCTTCCATCTCGGATATTGCCACCCATGCCAAAAATTACTATCGAGAAATATACAGACCTTGTATTTGTTAAACACCACGTCTGGCTTACCAAAAACGCTCGTATCGTTTGCGGTAAAAGTTTTACGTGTTTTCTTTTTAAGCTCTTCAATAAAATCCCTCTCAAATTTTGTTGATTTTGAACGTATAAGCGACATGCGCTTTGACCTCTCACGAACCGTTAATGTATCCGAATTTCTTTCTTTTGAAAAATTACGATTTAGGTTGTTGTTAGTTCGCTTCTTCATGACCTGATTCAAAAACTTCTGAGGGAAGATCATCACCAAGACCGACCGCAGCCGCTTTGTCAATCAAACCTTTCCATTGTTGAATCCTGTCTTCTTCTATGGACGAGACTTTCCAATAAAATTTTAAAAGGCCCTCGTCAAGCTCTTGGATTCGAGCTGTGATTTGTGGGGCATATCCTCGAAGTTGCGAAAGTACTTGCGAAACACTTCTTTTTTCTCTCGCAACCATCACTTCTTGTCGACCACCCGCACTGAACTCATCTCTCAGACTTGCTGAAACAGCACCAAACTCGGTGATAAGGTATGCGGCGGCACGATCGTAATTTGCTCTATTTCTAAACAATTCAGGAAAGAAAATCATGCAATCAATCTTAAACCTTTCCTTGTCTCCAGTTTCCAAAGTTCGAAATTGTTTAATCACTGGTGAAGGAGCCTCTGATTCTTCGTCAATCCACCACAGACCTTCACCTTCCTTAAGTTGACCCCTGTAGTATGATTTGATTATCTGAATAGTGTCTCCACTTGTTCTTAATTCATCATAAGAAGTACCCATTTTGTCAAAAATGGAATTTCCCAAAGCTAGATTCATATCGATTTGATAACGAGGCGAATGGGTTACGCTAACCGAGGGTAAACATTCTTGATATAGACGATATTTAACATCAGGAGTACCGCCCAACTTTCCAAACATTATATAAATCTTCTCAACAGCTTCTTCACGTAAACTTTCTAGGACGCTGTTACCAGTAGAACGCCAGTGATCTTTTATGGTCATTTTAACTTCAACGCCAAAGTAACCGTTTGCAACAATATCTGGGAAAGCCGCAACTCCTGTTTGTCTAATTGTTCCTTCGAACTCTGTACCAACTGCTCTTCCTTGCATTACTTCGCAGACCAAAACTTCAAATTGCGTTGAGTTTGGCAAAGGTTCATCGTTTTGCAGTTTTTCAACCAAACCATTTTTTGAATTTTCCAGTAACTCTAGAAAAACTTCTTCGCTCGGATTTTCTTTTTCTGCGTATATCATGTTATTTCAAGTTTCTGTTTAGGAATGATTCTACGGATTTTGCCACGTGCCACCCTAAAATAGGGGGTACGGCATTGCCTATTTGTTTATATGCTTGAGAGGTAGATGGTAGAAATTCCATATCATCAGGAAATGATTGTATACGAGCAGCTTCACGCGCTGATAATCTACGTTTTCCGTTCCAGTGAAATTCTATGTTTCCATGATGTTCTGTTCTCATTGTTGGCCCCGGTTTGTCTTTGTGAATAACATTATTTCCTTGCCCCTTATTCTTTTTTGCCTTCGACCAATAATGATTGGAAAAGCCACCTTCCTCGACGCTTTCTAAATCAGACAGCGCTTCTCCCACAGAAACATGCTTATTGGCATGTGTTGGCTTTGGGTAATCACTATCTTCAAATCTCGGCAAAACACCTTTTTTTGTTCCAACAATTATCACTCGTTCTCGTGTTTGAGGCACGCCATAATCAGCCGCAAACAGCAGTTTGTGATTTACATGATAACCAAGCGAAGCAAAGTCTTCCTTGATAATATCGATAGCAGTACCACCATCAATAGTGAGCAGACCTTTAACATTTTCTGCTATAAACACCATCGGTTTTGTTCTCTTTATGACTTCTGCCATACTCCTATACAAAACCCCCTTTTCGCTATTGAAGCCACGCCTTTTGCCTGCGTGACTAAATTCTTGGCAGGGGAAGCCACCCAAGACTACATCCGTTGACTTTGGAATGGGCATGTCAAAAATAGAGTTATGTGTACCATCTAAAATATGGACTATGCTACCGCATACTATGTCGTGGTTGAAGTAATTTTTGAACGTTAAGCAAGCTGATGGATCAACGTCATTAGCCCAATCTATATAAAAATTCCTTTTCGAGTACTTTTTTCCAAGAGATTCAAAATCACCCAAAAAGCCCAAATCGAGCCCCCCACATCCCGCAAAAAGTGACGTGACACTATATTTCTTTTTTTCTCCTCTTTTAGACATGCGTTTATTTCAAAAGCTCATCACAAGTAACACCGAGAGCGGCGGCGATACGTTCTATGGTCATAAGCGTTGGGTTTGATTTACCAGCCTCAATGTTACTTATGAAAGAACGGTCACAGCCCAGATCTCTACAGATGTCACCTTGTGACATGTTTTTTAATTCCCTAATAATCTTAATATTTTTAGCCAGCTTTTCTATTGCAGTCGTCATAACATTTCCACAGTTTTAATTATACTTACTATTGTTTTACTATCCAATGTTATATAATACAACACATGTTGATAACTCACCCCCGCACCCACCAACCATTTCCTTTTCAATATTTTGGCCTTCGGCGGAGGGGTTTGGGGAGGAGCCGCATTAAAAAGGCAAAGGAAATGGTGGTGGGATGCACGCGCGCAGCGATAGCGGAGCGCGTCCCAAGGCGCATGTATTCCCCAATGCGTACGCTTCGCTCTCGCATCACCACGCGCTCCGCGCGGCACGATCATTGTCCTTTCTCGAAATGGGTTCGAGCAAAGGTCAGTATTTCCGCACATAACAAGACTTCTGACGAAGTCAATGAGCGCGGCGAAGCCGTGCGAGAAAAAGAAAAAGGAGAAATACGCCGTCGCTCCGCAACGAAATGGCTGGGCGACGGCACGGAAAAGCGGGCAGTTTTGTCTCTTGTTTTGTTCGCATAATTTTTATCAATCTTTTTTAATAGGAAAAAATTATGATCAAACCAAAATATTTTCTCTACGCTCGCAAGAGCACCGAAGATGATGATAAACAAGTCATGTCTATCGAGGCACAGCTTTTTGAGCTTCGTGAATTTGCGAGCAGAGAAAATCTTGAAATCCTAGTGGAATTTCAAGAGTCGAAAAGCGCGAAGACACCCGGCCGTCCAGTTTTTAACGAGATGATGACGCGCATTGAAGCTGGTGAAGCAAGCGGGATTTTAGCGTGGCACCCAGACCGCCTGGCGAGAAATAGTATTGATGGTGGGCGCGTCATCTATGCGGTTGATACCGAGAAAATTGTGTCTTTGCGCTTTCCGACATTTTGGTTTGAACCCACTCCGCAAGGGCTCTTTATGTTGCAAGTGGCTTTTGGGCAGTCTAAATATTACTCGGATAATCTGGTGCAAAATGTGAAAAGAGGCATCCGCCAAAAACTGCGACGAGGTGAGTGGCTCACAAAAGCGCCATTTGGGTATGTGAATAATCCGCGTACGCGGAATATCGAACCTCATCCAACTAATTCAAAGATTGTTGCTCGCGCTTTTGAGGAATATGCGAAAGGTACACATGGGCTTGTTTCTTTGTCGCAGTTTTTGGCGGATTTAGGCGTTACCAGTTCTAAAGGAAAGCCACTTGCCAAATGTGCCGTCAAACATATGTTGAGCAATCGAGCATATCTCGGGTTTGTACGCCATAACGGAGAATGGTTTGACGGCACATTTGAGCCAATCATTTCCCCGACATTGTTTGAAGCCGTGCAAAAAGTTCTTGCGAGCAAGGCGCGTGCGCCGAAGCGAAGAAATCGCCATGATTTTCCATTTTTGGGATTGTTCCGTTGTGGTGAGTGTGGTGGTATGTTTACGGCACAACACGCAAAAGGCAATGGCGGTATGTATCGCTATTATCGTTGCACCAAAAAGCACGGCGCTTGCTCGCAAGGGTATGTGCAAGAAAAAGACCTCGTTGCACAAATCAAAAATCGGCTTCAAACAATATCGCTTTGCGATGAGTACGTTGATTGGATGTTAGCGAAAATTGACGAATGGGAGCACGAAGAAACTAGCTCATCGCAAAGTGATGTTCAAAATCTTTCCGATAGAATCAAAGCGGACGAGGAGCGCATGGAAAAACTAGTATCTGCGTATTTAGACGGAGACATACCCAAAGAGATTTATCTAAAAAAGAAGGATGCTACCATGCGCTCTCTCGCCACTTTGAAGGAGAAATTGAAAGATTGTGAACGTCGGGGAAATACTTGGATCGAACCATTGCGGGAGTGGGTAAAAGATACGAAACAAGCCGCTTTTTTGTCCTCGTCTGACAATTTCTCCGAAATTGCCGACTTCGTCCAAAAAATCGGAACGAACCAT
The nucleotide sequence above comes from Candidatus Nomurabacteria bacterium. Encoded proteins:
- a CDS encoding helix-turn-helix transcriptional regulator, with the protein product MTTAIEKLAKNIKIIRELKNMSQGDICRDLGCDRSFISNIEAGKSNPTLMTIERIAAALGVTCDELLK
- the vsr gene encoding DNA mismatch endonuclease Vsr encodes the protein MKKRTNNNLNRNFSKERNSDTLTVRERSKRMSLIRSKSTKFERDFIEELKKKTRKTFTANDTSVFGKPDVVFNKYKVCIFLDSNFWHGWQYPRWKHLLKDDFWREKIERNRKRDKKVTRRLRAEGWIVFRFWEHKLNKSQTNCIEKVLDSLK
- the radC gene encoding DNA repair protein RadC, coding for MKVTELKKTELPREKMEKYGAKRLKNFELIAIVLGSGIKGCNVLELARKIEKLIIQKSANNVTLEDLRKIRGLGKTKAIQVLAIISLVDRLGSGQNSNILSIKDVWNLCSDFRSSKKEHIVAFYLDTQQKLIERRIISVGTLDTSLAHPREVFEPALQLSAAGVVLAHNHPSGSVEPSDDDIAITKRMADAGDLLGITLIDHIIVSDKEFRAID
- a CDS encoding DNA cytosine methyltransferase gives rise to the protein MSKRGEKKKYSVTSLFAGCGGLDLGFLGDFESLGKKYSKRNFYIDWANDVDPSACLTFKNYFNHDIVCGSIVHILDGTHNSIFDMPIPKSTDVVLGGFPCQEFSHAGKRRGFNSEKGVLYRSMAEVIKRTKPMVFIAENVKGLLTIDGGTAIDIIKEDFASLGYHVNHKLLFAADYGVPQTRERVIIVGTKKGVLPRFEDSDYPKPTHANKHVSVGEALSDLESVEEGGFSNHYWSKAKKNKGQGNNVIHKDKPGPTMRTEHHGNIEFHWNGKRRLSAREAARIQSFPDDMEFLPSTSQAYKQIGNAVPPILGWHVAKSVESFLNRNLK